Below is a genomic region from Bacteroidales bacterium.
AAATCACCAACTATTTTTGACCACATTACCTGTAAAACCTACTTTCTGATAATTGAGTATATTATAAAATCAGAGACCGGTTTAAATTATTTATTTCCTCAAAGATAAATTCTGTTTTAGTTTAAAGTATTGTTAATATCTGCTTTCAAATCTTCGATATCTTCAATCCCAACAGAAAAACGTACTAAGCCGTCGGATAAACCAATTTTTTTTCTTTCTTCTGCCGGAATAGAAGCATGCGTCATACTCGCAGGGTGGTCAACAAGAGATTCTATTCCTCCTAAACTCTCTGCCAACGAGAAATATTTAAAAGAGCTCATTATTTTTTTTGTTTCTTCTAATGTCATATCAAATTCCACGGAAACAATTCCGCTGAAACCGCTCATTTGTTTTTTTGCAATAACATAATTAGGGTGTGATTCTAAACCCGGGTAATAAACCTTCTTAACTTTTGGATGGTTTTTAAAGAAATTTGCCAGAGCAAACGCATTTTGTCCGTGTTTTTCCATTCTTACACCCAAGGTTTTTATTCCTCTGCTTCCGAGCCAAACATCAAAAGGGCTCGGGTTAAGTCCGATTGCCATTCTTGCAAAGTCTATTTTTTCTTTAAATTCAGGATTATTAGTAATAACAACCCCGCCAACTATATCAGAATGCCCGCCTATATACTTAGTTGTGCTGTGCAATACGATATCTGCTCCTAAATCCATCGGATTCTGAAAATACGGAGTAGCAAAAGTGTTATCTACCACACTTATTACACCATATTTTCTTGCCGTTTCTGTTACTTTTTCAATATCTGTTATTTTCAGAAGAGGGTTTGTGGGAGATTCAATAAAAACCATTTTCGGTTTTAATTTTAAGGCATTGTTTACCTCTTGTAAATCTTGGGTATTAATTGTTTTAAAACTAATGCCGTAGTTCGAGAAAATCCGTTTAAATAAACGGTAAGAACCACCGTATATGTCGGCTGTTCCTATTACAGAATCTCCGGCTTTCAGCATTGATATAATCCCGGTTAAACCTCCTAGTCCTGAAGAAAAGACAGTTGCAAATTTACCGTTTTCTAAAGAAGCCAAAGTTGCTTCAATATTTGAAAAATTCGGATTTCCGGCACGAGTGTAGTCATATCCTTTGTGTTGTGCAGGAGCGTCTTGAATGTATGTAGAAGTCATATAAATAGGCGGAATAATCGCTCCTGTTGCTTCATCGGGTTTTTGTCCTATATGTATTGATTTTGTTGAAAATTTCATTTTACTATACTAAAAGTTATTATAAATAAATAATTGTGTATTTTTATTGGCAGATTACAGTTTAAATCCGTTTTTAATCATCCATTCATCATTGTAGAATTTACTCAGGTATTTAACACCGTTATCCGGAATAATTGTAACAATTACAGACGGAACAGTTAAGCTTGCTGCTAACTTAAGGGCAGCCCATACATTTGCTCCGCCGGTTCCGCCTCCTAATATTCCTTCTTTTCGGGCTAACAGGCGTGCTGTTTCAAATGCATCTTGATCGGTAAATTGAATCATTTCATCAACTAAACTAAAATCCATTGCTTTAGCAATATGATCTTCTCCCACACCTTCAACAAAATAAGTTCCGATTGCATCATTATTAATTTTCTTTGTTTTAAAATAATCGTAGTATATCGAACCTACCGGATCGGGCATTAAAGAAAAAACCTCAGGTTTCTTTTC
It encodes:
- a CDS encoding PLP-dependent aspartate aminotransferase family protein translates to MKFSTKSIHIGQKPDEATGAIIPPIYMTSTYIQDAPAQHKGYDYTRAGNPNFSNIEATLASLENGKFATVFSSGLGGLTGIISMLKAGDSVIGTADIYGGSYRLFKRIFSNYGISFKTINTQDLQEVNNALKLKPKMVFIESPTNPLLKITDIEKVTETARKYGVISVVDNTFATPYFQNPMDLGADIVLHSTTKYIGGHSDIVGGVVITNNPEFKEKIDFARMAIGLNPSPFDVWLGSRGIKTLGVRMEKHGQNAFALANFFKNHPKVKKVYYPGLESHPNYVIAKKQMSGFSGIVSVEFDMTLEETKKIMSSFKYFSLAESLGGIESLVDHPASMTHASIPAEERKKIGLSDGLVRFSVGIEDIEDLKADINNTLN